In Lolium perenne isolate Kyuss_39 chromosome 5, Kyuss_2.0, whole genome shotgun sequence, the sequence gtccaccttcaggttatcatccgaaccccttccagtattaagttgcaagcaacagacaattgcattaagtatggtgcgtaatgtaatcaacaactacatccttagacatagcatcaatgttttatccctagtggcaacagcacatccacaaccttagaactttctgtcactgtcccagatttaatggaggcatgaacccactatcgagcataaatactccctcttggagttaagagcaaaaacttggccagagcctctactaataacggagagaatgcaagatcataaacaacacataggtaatagattgataatcaccataacatagtattctctatccatcggatcccgacaaacacaacatatagtattacagatagatgatcttgatcatgttaggcagctcacaagatccaacaatgaagcacaattaggagaagacgaccatctagctactgctatggacccatagtccaggggtgaactactcactcatcactccggaggcgatcatggcgatgaagagtcctccgggagatgattcccctctccggcagggtgccggaggcgatctcatgaatcccccgagatgggattcgcggcggcggcgtctctggaaggttttccgtatcgtggctctcggtacagagggtttcgcgacgaagactttaagtaggcggaagggcaacgcggggggccacacgagggccccacacgctagggtcgcgcgggccaaggccaggccgcgccgccctagtgtggcggcgcctcgtggccccacttcctttccccctcggtcttctggaagcttcgtgcaaaaaataggaccctgggcgttgatttcgtccaattccaagaatatttccttactaggatttctgaaaccaaaaacagcagaaaacagcaactggctcttcggcatcttgttaataggttagtgccagaaaatgcgtaaatacgacatataatgtgtataaaacatgtagatatcatcaataatgtagcatggaacataagaaattatcgatacgtcggagacgtatcaagtgctTATAAAGATAAAGAATCAAAGTGGCTTCGAAGGATGTTCAAAAGGTCTCGGAATACCCTGGAATGATCCGGAGAGTGTCCGAGAGTGATACAAAATGGTTTTGGTCATATATGGAAAGTACCGGAAGGATCTAGAATAGTTTTAGAAGGTTTCGGAAGAGTCTAGAGTATTTCAGAAGGTTGGAAGGGTTCGGAAGGGAAAGGCCCAAAGAGGCACCATGGGCCTTGGCCGCAGGAGGGCCACCAAGGCCGGAACATAAGGGGAAGAGTAGCGTCCAAGGTGGACTCTCCTCCCTCAATTCAAGATGGGGGGAGGAGTTTCTTTCAACTCCATCTCCCCTAGGTCGGTTGGGGGGGAGGAGGAGTTCATCCCGGACTCCAACTCCCCTCTAGTTGGTTTAGAGGAGGGGGCAAGGGCCGACCGGCCTCCTATTTAAAGGGGAGGGGAGGGCTCGGCCAAAGGACCCCAAGCCAACCCTCTCCTGAAACCCTAGCCGCGTCGCCTACACCAAAGCCGCCgccggacgccgccgccatcgcgccgCCCCTCCCCTTGCCGGCGCCCTAGTCATATACACCGAAGGACTACCAAGGAAATATACTTCGACTTCTTCGCGGAGTGCTGCCCAAGTTCTACTCCCGCATAGATCTAATCTAGTCGAGCTCGTAGAAGCACTGTCGAATCTTTATCGACACGTTTCCGCTTCGACGGTGTGCTTGATAACACTTCGACACGGTGTTGTTGATCTCGTACGTGTCGATACCGTGGAGGTGTTGCACGTGCAACATTAGTTCGTGGGATAATACATCTCCTTGCGACTAGACGAGTCTAACTGCGGGGATCGACTTGCGTCTTCATCAACCACGTCATCGACAACTTCCGCTAGTTCGATCTACGAGGGTATGTTCCGTTGCCTCTTCTCTCGCATATGGTTCTGGTTATGCATAGGATTTTTTTTTATCTTTTATACGCGTTCCCTAACAAATGCGTGTAGAAGACATGATGTCTCGCATGCCAACGTCTCAAAACCGTCGCTCCATTAAGAAAAAACGTCCGCCTTGCGTTTAAGTGAGTGTCGTGATGGGCCCACCACTCACCCCATCTCTCCGCGTTCGTCGCCCACGTAATGACCTCTATGTAGCAGGAATGGTAGGGAATGTCGGGCAGTGTACTGGGTCGCGCTGAACCAAATCTGCTTTTAAGATGCGCGACTGGGAGAGATCAAATGTTCGGAGCGTCTCAAATCGCTTTGGGAGACGATTTAGAGACACGACTAGAGATGTTGTAACTCCATACATATAAACAAAGACAAATCTTGTGGTAACTGTGATAATAATGAGCCCAATTGAGAGCCTTTAATTTGTACTTGCACATTCGAAACATGATATCAACTAATGATTATTCGTGTTAGTATAAATTCTTTTTGAGTTATGGCTCAAACACATGTCGAGTAAACAAATTCAGACTTCTGATGTTGAAGATCTTCTCAAGGGGAGCCACCATCATGGCGACCCACCGGGGAGTAGCTCTGTTGATCTCGCCGCACTACACGCTGAGAAGAACCTCCACGACATAACGCCATTCTTGACATGGAAAAAGCACCTAGAATTACACCTACCACTACACTTACCTATACAAAGAGGACGGCTTCCCCTCACCTAcccactctcagacatggaaaaatCACCTAGAATTACACCTACCACTAcacttatatatacaaagaggacGGCCTCCCCTCCCCTACCCATTCCAGCAGGCGAGGCCACCGGAGGagagggggagaggagccagggcgACTCTCTCAAGGTAGAGAGAGAAAGGGGACGGGAAAAATGAGCCGGCTCACCCTGGGTTGTTAACCTGTCACCATCTTCTACGGTGAGTCCATGATCATGCGAGGTCAGATGGAATGTTGTGTCGGAACAGTTGGTCACATATAAACAAGCAAGCACTGCCCACTCTATCAATTAAAAGATTGAGCGCGCCCAGCACAAGACACTATTCTTTACTTGTGCAGGGAATTGTCAACTGCATCAAGATCATCAGGGATCGCTCCATAAAATCAGGAGCTCAGATTTGATTAAAAATAAGTACTAATATATATTGTACAAGGGCTTCATACCCATAGGATACCGAGCATGTAACCCACAAAAAAGAGTGAATTATTCCTGGCAAACCTAAGATCGCTGTCACCGCAAATACAACATGACACTAACTTTCATCTTCAGTAGACACCACAAACAACAAAagcaaaatacttccgttgccatTAGCACATACTACTACTAGCGTTTAATCCAAGTACGTAATCAACTCCGTTAGTACAAATTCCAGCATCACATCTCACCGAAGCAAGGGATGTTCTTCGCAACAATTAACAATCACACGTGATGGCCCAACGGCCCTGGTAACCAAAAACAACCTACTACTGACCTCCAACCGACCATCTTGCCAATCACATTCGACCTGTAAGCCtctcaacatgttgggcatgagGGTATCAGATCACAGATGCTCCCTGTGCAGGTAGTACACTTGAGTGCAGACATATTTCATTCGAGCGAGTTCCTCAAGCTCAAAGAACGTGGGGTTACTTGAAGATCATTCGTCTTGGTAAGAATTAGGAGCTGGGGCTGATGGAGGGTTCCGCTTGACAAAGTGACCACCAGGGCGGTGGCTCTTGCTGTGGCCACGCTCCCTGTACACCGGCCCAGGGGCTGGATGTCCCGTGTTCTGTTCATCAACACTTGGGTTCTGCTGGAAGTCTGCAGGTTTACTGTGGGAACCGACTGGCTGGTATTCAAGATGAGTGCCACCCCTCCGCCTTTCTGCATTCACGTTGTGGCTTGGCTGCCCAGCATCATAACCCCTTCCCCTCTGATACCTCCCGTTGTGATGTCCCTGGCGACGGGCTGCATGATTAAGCTGCTGCTGTTCTGCATTTTCCTGGCTCTCGCTCTTCTGGTTATCATCTACATGCACCGCGTTGCCTTTACCTTGATTTTGTTCATCCTTCTCACCATTTCTGGAACTGTTCCCAGCAAGATTTTGATTGTTGCTGTCTTGCAGGGTAGTGCTATCAACTTGACCTTCCACATTATTATTGCCCTGTGAGTTGTTCTGGGACTGTGAAGATTTTGGTTTCCAGTGTGCTCTGGCATGTGTAACTGCTGCGCTGCTCTTCACCTCAGATTTCGACATATTCCTATGTTCAGAAGAGTTCGAATCAATTCCCCGTGTTGACATGTGATTCACATCTTTCCTGCCTTGCCTATCTCTGTTCTCATTTGAATGGTTACTTGCCTCGTTTTTGGGGGCCTTGACATGCTGCCTCCTTTGCCTGTTAGCTGCCGTGTGTTCCTTAGGGGCACTGACAGGTAACTCAACTATTTGAGTTGGAGCCAAACTGTTCCCAGCAGTATGATCTGCTTGCTTGTCATGTTCAAGCTGCTGATGCTTGTCAGAAGGCCTCTGAACTTGGTGTGATTCTTGACAGCTGTCTAGTCGCTCAGAAGGATCTGGTACCACCAAAGCTGATTCATCTGTATTCCTCTTGCGCCAAGAAGGATGCGACTTCCCATTCCCATGCCCTCTACTAGTTTTCTTGTCCTCCCATTTCTTGTGCTCAGTTGCAGCATCAGATTTATCATTACTCTTGTTCTCCACAGAGGATTTCTCTGAAGGTAAAGTTTGTTCTGTATTCTGCTGTTGAAGCTCTTTGGACAGTGGCTTTGGCACATACCTTTCCATTTCGGCTCTCTTGGTTCTTGTAACATTGTCCCCGTCGTTCGCACACTTACCAATTGGTTTAGGCCGCGCTGCCACAGCCACATCGGCTTCCTCAGATACTTCATTCCACCCTGATGGCTTAACTGGTGCCCACACAACACCCTCATTCCCATGTGGCTTCTCAACAGGTCGGACAGCATGATTAGTCTTTCTTGATCCTTTTGCTTGCTGAGGTCTTGGGCGGCTGTTTGTAGTATTTTGAACTTCCTCTGGTGATTTCAGGCGCTCCTGGTTGAAAGATCCAAATGAAATACCACCCACAGTTATACTTCCCACAGTGAGCACAGTATTTGCAGTAGGAAGTATAGAACTACTGATAATAACaccagctgtttttggttttggCTCACTGGATAAGCTCGGTATATTCTGCTGATTAAGCACCTCGGGTAGATTTTTAGAAGTAGCTGGAGCATCATCTAGTTTTTTCTTATTTCTCGAGTTCCTGGCACTCTTCTTGTTGTGGGCTGGGGGATCATCATACGATCTAACAACAGCAGTTGATGTGTCCAAGGAAGCTTCAGCAGTTTTCTTCAGATTTTCAGTGCTTACTACCAAACTAGACTTCTCACCAGGAGTTTTATCCTCTGGAACCGCGTGCCTTTTTCTGTAGCCCTGCTTAGACTTGGGAACACCAGCATCATGTGACTGTGACACACTTCTATGTGCTACATGCTCCACTGTGCTGCTCTGTGCGTTCCTGCCTGAGGATGATGTGTTACGAACAGCAAGATCTTTCGCTATACCTGCAGTATGTGGTAGAGTAGACATGGGCTGTGCAGGAACCGCAGTATCCTTGGGATCAATTGGTGGCTGAAGAATACTAACATTACCCATTGCAGTAACATTGCGCGATTCAGCAGTTGAAACCGCAGGATCAGCAGTCCCATCAAGTCCAGCCTTTTGCTTATTCTGCACATCTGCATTTTCTGGTTGTGGATCACTGGAGTTCTTCTGATGTACTGATGAACGCTTGTTCAGTTCCTCCAATTTTGCAAGAGCTTTTGCCTTTTGTCGCTTTGTCCGTTCTTCTTCCTCAGCTTGCAGCTGTTTGGCACGTTGCACAGCCAACTCCTTCATTTTTACACGCTGAATAGAAAATGCAACAAAAAAAAACTAGTTAGTGACCAACATGCTTTTGTATACCTGGGAATCAAGCTGCAGATGTGCTGCCTTTTAATCATGCATAATAGAAGATTAAGAAAAGTAACTAGATGAAGCAAAGCTGCTTGATCTGTTCTGGTATAATTAAGGTAAACATGATGTGCCTATCTAACAGCATAAGACTAGTGAGCAGACAACATATGACACAACCTAATGTCGGGCTAAAGAACTTTAGGGCATAAAATGGTGTGAACCTACAATAGAAAATCATGTGACAGGCACAACAGCAACAGTATATGGTACAAAACTTTGTGTTGTTTGCAATATTTACACTTGCAAGGTTTGAAACTTTGGATTAAACCTGGGTTCACAACAATATTGAAAATACACACCAGCATGTTATGTGGTAACAAACAGCACTAACCCTGACCTAACAACTATTTTACAGAAAAAATTGTGAAGTGAAATGGAGTCCAAACAATACCTATGATACAAATATACACAATAGGACAATCTATCATATACACTAACAATGCCAGCATGACCAATTACAGCCTCTGGTGAAATGCACTTGATAAATGTGTAAATGATTCATTCAGGGTATTAATGACATGTTTGGTTGACAACCACTAGTTCGTTGCAAATTGCAACCTTTCAAGTTTTCACAAAAGCACGAGTTACACATGGGCTGCACGGCCCAACTGGTGTCAATTAACGGATATGTGAAGAGAAATTACTGCAAGAGCTCACAGCTTCGAACCCCTCTTAAGCATAGGTTGCTGTGGGACAATTGCAGTCAAACTTTTCAAGTACTGACCATCTATATGCATAAAGCTACATAGATTATCTACATGGAAATAATTTCACTGGATTTTTCTAGCAGAAAATACTTTCCTACCATGCATAGTTGATTCCCTTTGCTAGTATTAGTATATCCCAAAATACATAACCGAAGTATTGCAATGGAGGTGGCACTATGTTTACTACATGAAACAGAAAGTATTATCAGAAGAAATCTGCAAACACATACCTGAAATTCATAATCGGGTGAAGCTGGCATATCATCAGTGATTGTCACAGGTGGCAGCTGTGAAGCATGCTCAGGAGGCTGGTCATGCTGAATATTCCTCAATTGAACTACTGATGAAGATTCAGTTGTAGAATTTTCTCCCCGCCCATGTACTGCAGAGTTGTTGGTTGGCATGTCTTTAGCAGGACCATGGTGGCTGTTTCTTGAAGAATCACCCCTCCTACGTGTGCGATCATGAGTTGATCCAACCAGCTTTCCAGCTTTGCTTGCTTCAGCAACATGCGAGTGTAGCGGCCCAACAACCGCACCATCACTGGGCTCTGTCGACAATTTCTGTACCACGGGAGAAATAGGAGAAACACACGCTGCCTggctagatgcagaagcaaaaCCAGTGATGACAGGAGTAGATGAAACACCTTTTACCACCTGATCTGCTTTTGAATCAGCACTTTTTAGCTGCTTCTCTTTAATGTCCTTATTACTTGGAAATGGTTCTACAACATTGTGTGCATCAAGATTTCGCGCTTTGTTGTTCAAACTCCCTATTTTCTCTATCAAAGCTGCATTCTTCTTTATGATAGGTTGCTGATCAAGCGGAAGATTATCATCCTTGATCTTTTTACGGAGGGCAACATCATCAGTTCCCCTGGGATGGGAATGTGCATTTTCCGAAACAGATGAATGACTTAAACGATCTGggcctctctctctctggtcATGCACTGACTTCATAAGCACCATGTTCCTTTCACTAGAGGTACTCCTTGTATCCGCCCTCAAGTTCACATCGTTCCGATTTCCATCTGGATGTGGAAGAAGTGGTGGTGCAGGTTGAATCTTCCTTTCAACTTCACCGGGACCTACTCTATCAGGATTATCATGCAAAATCCTAGTCTGTCCTCGAGGAACCAAATGTACTCTATCAGATTCCAAGAGCTCCTTGGAAACTGCTTCATGTTTTACTGGTCTGCTCTGAGAATTTCCAGGCTGGAACTTGTCGTTATGATTTGGGAATTGATTCAATATTCCTGGTTGATGAGAGCCTCCAATGAATGGCACATCTCTTACATTGGCATTATTGAAATTTGCTCGTGGAGGGCCATAATATCCATCGTAAGGCATTGGGCCCTGGTAAACTGGTCTGACTGGAATAACAGGTTGATTCATAACATAAGAATTAGGGCGCATAGAATGATATGCATCTCCATTTTTAGAGTGATATCCACCATGTCCTGAGCCCTGCCTTGCAGCAGCTTCTGAGTTGGGTGGGAACTGACCATAGTAAGGGAATGGTTCAACAGGGAAACTGCTCGGGGGTCCTACTTGTCTGTATGGGCCACCTGGTCCTCTATGCCACATTCCCTCAGGGGGGTGACCAGGAGGTGCACGCCATGAATCAAACTGCGGAGGGGGCATACCATAGTTAGGAGGGTATGGCTGTGGCTGCTGAGCTTCGCTTGGTGGAGCAGTGGCAGGAAAGGGAGCACCTCCATCATGTGCATGCTGATCTGTCTTCAAGATATCCGCAGGTTGATTATTAGGTGATCGAATTACCTCGCCAGATCCTAACACACAGAAACAGCATCCCATTACATGGTAAGGAAATAGCAAAGGGAGTAGAGGCAATAGCAACTACAAAACGATGTGGAATTAGTAATACCAGCAGTTGGGCTCTTCCCCTGATCATTTTGGGTTCCATCTTTACCAGAGCTAGAAGTTGGGCGCCCTTTTGAACTGTGGCCTAGAATAAAAGGCTGAACTGTCAGACGAATCATCTTGTATAAGAACTGATCATGTAACATTCGAATTTGTAGCATCAGAGCAGTCTGAACAGAGAACTAAGGTTTGCCAAAAATAGGTCTAACAGCTATAGCATTGATCCGCATTTGCAGTTAAGAATTCCAAATGTTAAGTTAGAAGTTGTGCCCATGTAACAAAAATCATAAAGTAAATTTTATTTGCACATTACCTCGTTGACTGTTTGAGTCAGAGGTTTTCTCAGCACCAAGTGTTGGGAAATCACCAGTACTTAGAGTAAACCCATGCCCATGTGAAGATCCCTACATAGTTGAGACCAATGATATTAATAAATAGGCTCAGATTGCTGACCCGCAAGCCATCTAAAATCTGGTGTGGTGCATTACCGGTTTCTCGAGGGTCCTTACTGATACATTCATATGCTCTGAGGGATTATCCGCAAACCGAGAAAGTTGTGAGCTTCCTGGTCTTGTCTCTGCACTTCGAGGACGATTTGTGACCACTGGTAAATGTTGTGACGGTAATGTGCCAGATGATGAAGACGGTCGAGAATTTGGACCCCAAGCATTGGGAGAGTCAAGGGATTCACTTCCAGCTGTCGAGGGTCTTGAACCTCCCCCAGAAGAGGGACGACCATTGAATTGGCTCGGAGCACCAATACTTCCGTCCTTCTTGGGAGAGAGAAGTGAAGATGAATTCCATGCATTTGGTGTCGTGGGTCCCGGTTTGCTACCCCATGTGTGGGTGCCCCTAAAATCCAAATCATAAACCTTGGTCACACCGCAATTATTGAAAATATAGAGAACTCTGAATGAGTAGCATCATGCATATCTAGAACGTTGAACAAAAAAATTGTGCATGAGAGTAAGGGCTCACTTTGGAACAATTTCCACGTTGGGGTCAAGACCTTGATTTTCCAACCTTCAAGACAAATAATAAATCAATTTACATAGAAGTATATAGAGTTTGTCTTTATATAAATATAGTAAGAGAAGTGTTACCTTTGACTTGGCAAATTAATGGGCTTTGGGATTTTTCCAAGAACAGTCATGCCAGATTTCCTTGTAGGAGCAGCCCATCTGCACAGAATAGTAAAGTAGACACATGATACATCATCAAAAGCGTTGTCCGGATATACATGAAAAATATCTATATACAATATTTATGACGTCCGGATATACACGACAAATGTCTATATACGTTATTTATGACACAGAATGTTGTTCTTTAGCAATGCTATAGATACTGTTTAAAAAAAGCAATGCCATAGCTATGTAACAATTATTAAGAGCGCTAACGTGACAGTGTTTGTTGAAATACCAGTTGCCCAATGCAAAAAGGGCTGACAGAGAAAAGTGAAAACAAGTGCACCCAAAAGGCTGGACACTAGTATTGAACATGATATGAAACTGAGCTTGCATCTTGATAAACACCGTTTTCAAAGCACTCAAAGCATACTGCTGAATATGATTAACTAACTAGGGTCCAGTGAGTGAAACAACACACAGACCCGAGCAGAGCAGCCTGCCCTTGGACAAAAAAGGCAACTCTTTTTTATTACATAATATACCAGGTAACTGACATTTGTAACCTTGAGAAACAGATAAATACTACGAAGGGGGTGAAGATGCAGTTTAGAGCTATAATTAAAACAACCCAACAAGAGGCAGTTGCTGTGTGCTACACTTGAAACGGGGCACCAAAGCTTTTGATGCCTGAAGCTCCTCATTCACAAATCGCAAATGAACACATAGTACAATTCACTTGGTCGATCAAACAGCACAGGCTAATTTTGCAAGCATCGCAGAAATACAATTACCACACAACTGGATTGCCTACCCTTGGAACAAAACATAATTGAACGAAACAAACCCCGCTATGGAGATACAGGTGTCTTGGGTCATACTTCCGATCCGTAAACTACCGACCGAGAACGAGACGAAAGGTAATACTGCCGTACGCCATCGATGACAAGAAAAAAAAAGTGGTGGTTTTTTTTCGATGAAATAAGAATCAGCAGGCGTCACCAGAATCAGCGCACGGGGCAATGCACGGGCTCTCCTACGCATCCGGCCGAGAATCGCGAGCGGAATTGCAAACGacgagggagggagggagaggaaGCCGCATCGCGCGGGCGAGGGGGGTATAGGGGGTTGTGTCGAACCTCTTGTCCGTGGTGAGCAGGCTGGAGGCCATGGCCCCCCTCCTCCCGGGCGAGCTCGCGTTCCTTGTGCCGAATCGGGCGTCGCCGATCGACGGGGCGGAGGAGATCGGGATCTTtcgggcggcctcggaggggcctCGGAGGGTGAAACCCTAGAGCCGGACGGACGGACGGACGGAGACGCGATCGGCCGTGGGGACCAGCCGGCCCGgatcggcggccggcggcggcggagggcgatGCGGGGAGACTGGCGGCGGGGGGGTCCTGccgtccggcgagcggcggcggcgaggggaggCTGGCAGGTGGGCCCGGCGCGTCAGACGGAGGAGGCGGGGGAggacgggagagagaagagagagaaGGCTGGAGAGGCGCTCGTGAGAGCGATATAAAGGGGAAGGTGGCGGGGACGCGTGGCGGTGCTGCGATTGGTCGGCTCGTCAGGGACGCGTGGCGCCGTGCCAGTGGCGGGCTGCTGCGTGTGTCCGTCTGCCGCAGAGGATCCGGTCCAGGACTTGCGTGCTTGGATTTGGTGGCTTTTTCGTGGGAGCCAAGATTGCCACAACTGACGGTTCCATGAGGTGGACAGACATGTCCCGCGCCTATCCGCTCTTGGTAAAGTGGTGTACGCTGACATGCGAGTTGAGATTGATTGTGTGTAGGAGAGTAAACTTGAATGGTGTTAAGAGGGCAGTGATATCTTAGTTACTCCATAGTTCAATGCTAAGATTCAGGCTTGGTATCTTATAAAGGTGAAAATATTTTTTAGTGGCAGGCGACGTTTTCGTCGATTGCGAGACGCAAACGTTTGCTTCTGTATAAACGTTTCAGCGCACATTAGCTGAAACAACATACATATGCCTTTTCTACTATCTTAAAAAATTGAGCGGGTTATGTGTTTCACTTGTAGACCAAGGACTTTGTCATGCAATGTGGTGTTTTGTATTTTAGTCCCTCGATCCTCTCCCCGCACTATTCTCTCTTATATTGTCTCGTGCATCATCGACTCCACACCACCATCGGCTCCTCCATGAAAGTCGCAACCGCCTTCATCTTGGCCTCCATGAAAGGAGTGGCCTCCATCAATGGTCACCGATGACATCGGATGTCTGTGTCAAGTAGCAAGCGATGATGTCAACCGCACCCGCCACAAATCTGATTTAGGTTTCCACTAATGTGCGCTGACAACTACGCTGCCATACAACTTGAGATTCATCTATATCCATGCCAACATAAAAAAGAGCAAAGGGGGCATTTCAAATCCTAGCCATGAAATTATCATACAACACTTCAAAGACCACCCGTCATTTCGACAATCCAATCGCTAATCAAACCCCTTATTTTTTCGAATCTCATAGCCTCACAAGACGAACCTAGCGCCACCGCCGACTCAGCCACCCATCCCCGTCCCCGTCCCCAACATCGTTGCAGCCTGTCCCCAACTCCGCCGCCCGTCAGCAACGTCGCCGACCTGCCTCAAATGCTGCCGCATTTCCTGCACGATGCCATGTTAAAGGGGCCTCCTCCCCGCATCTAATGCCACCGCCCGTCCCCAATGCTGCCGCCCTGCCTCCAAGTCGCCTCGCTACCACGACGCCATCTTCCAAGATGATGCCATCCTCTACTATGTCGCCTTCCAGGACGTCGCCACATGTCCGTCACGAGGACGTTGCCGCCATGCAACTGTTGTCCGGCGACAGATCCACGACACCCGCCCGTCCCTGCACCGAGGTCGACGGCGTATTTCTCCTCCAAGGCGGCGGGATCCTTGACAAAGGGCCCCGAATCCCTACACACAGATTCGACACAGAAATTTGAAGgtatgatcatgacatgatgtTTTCTTACCAAATCGGTTCATGCTCCTCCATGGCGTGGTTTTATTAAAATCGTTTTTTAATGAAGCATTTGCGACCACGGAACcaatgatcatgacatgatgCCTACCAAATCGGTTTTACTACAACTTATTTTATGTGTAGGAACTGAGGCACGGAAGGAAGTAAGATATGACCTCATATGTGATtcccaaaaagaaaaagaaactgtTTCCGGAAGGAATTGGTACGATTATTGAAAAGGCTGGAGCACCTTTATTTTACTTTCCTTTTATTGTTTGACCAATAGTGTTGTGCGATGCTTTTTAATCTCATTGCTTCATATACATAAATGTGTACTTCTGTTCTGTTGTTCAAGTGGATTCATGATGTAAACTTCTGGATCCAGCAAACTATCGTTTTAAGGTGTATTATCAACACAATGTGCTCTTTTGGTCCGTGTCCTGTTTTTTGCTGCTCACGGATTGCTTACTTGGCTTTGCAGAAGAATGGTTTATTGAGGCAGCAGCGTAAGGCAAAACCACCACTTACTATTCCTATTCCTGTGTGAAAACTTAGATAAACATCGAGGATAGTTTTAACCAATAGATGGAGCGGGAAAACAAACAAAAACACGCGCACAAGTGACACGATGATTTACGTGGAAAACCTTCTCAACTTAAGGAGGGAAAAACCACGGGTGTGGACCAACCGGTCCAAGCAAGCTTCATTATAAGAAACATTGGTACAGAGTTTTCTTTAGAACATCTAAAGATTACAACACACTTCACCTCGTTGCCCAACGGCAACAACAACATCAACCACAAGAGGCAAGCTAGATACAACGAAGCAGAGATATCAGAGATTCTGTCCTCTTCGGTAATCAGCAAACTGCTCTTAAACCGCATATCAAATCAGCACCAAACTTGGTAGATAAGCAGACAT encodes:
- the LOC127299230 gene encoding protein MODIFIER OF SNC1 1 translates to MASSLLTTDKRWAAPTRKSGMTVLGKIPKPINLPSQRLENQGLDPNVEIVPKGTHTWGSKPGPTTPNAWNSSSLLSPKKDGSIGAPSQFNGRPSSGGGSRPSTAGSESLDSPNAWGPNSRPSSSSGTLPSQHLPVVTNRPRSAETRPGSSQLSRFADNPSEHMNVSVRTLEKPGSSHGHGFTLSTGDFPTLGAEKTSDSNSQRGHSSKGRPTSSSGKDGTQNDQGKSPTAGSGEVIRSPNNQPADILKTDQHAHDGGAPFPATAPPSEAQQPQPYPPNYGMPPPQFDSWRAPPGHPPEGMWHRGPGGPYRQVGPPSSFPVEPFPYYGQFPPNSEAAARQGSGHGGYHSKNGDAYHSMRPNSYVMNQPVIPVRPVYQGPMPYDGYYGPPRANFNNANVRDVPFIGGSHQPGILNQFPNHNDKFQPGNSQSRPVKHEAVSKELLESDRVHLVPRGQTRILHDNPDRVGPGEVERKIQPAPPLLPHPDGNRNDVNLRADTRSTSSERNMVLMKSVHDQRERGPDRLSHSSVSENAHSHPRGTDDVALRKKIKDDNLPLDQQPIIKKNAALIEKIGSLNNKARNLDAHNVVEPFPSNKDIKEKQLKSADSKADQVVKGVSSTPVITGFASASSQAACVSPISPVVQKLSTEPSDGAVVGPLHSHVAEASKAGKLVGSTHDRTRRRGDSSRNSHHGPAKDMPTNNSAVHGRGENSTTESSSVVQLRNIQHDQPPEHASQLPPVTITDDMPASPDYEFQRVKMKELAVQRAKQLQAEEEERTKRQKAKALAKLEELNKRSSVHQKNSSDPQPENADVQNKQKAGLDGTADPAVSTAESRNVTAMGNVSILQPPIDPKDTAVPAQPMSTLPHTAGIAKDLAVRNTSSSGRNAQSSTVEHVAHRSVSQSHDAGVPKSKQGYRKRHAVPEDKTPGEKSSLVVSTENLKKTAEASLDTSTAVVRSYDDPPAHNKKSARNSRNKKKLDDAPATSKNLPEVLNQQNIPSLSSEPKPKTAGVIISSSILPTANTVLTVGSITVGGISFGSFNQERLKSPEEVQNTTNSRPRPQQAKGSRKTNHAVRPVEKPHGNEGVVWAPVKPSGWNEVSEEADVAVAARPKPIGKCANDGDNVTRTKRAEMERYVPKPLSKELQQQNTEQTLPSEKSSVENKSNDKSDAATEHKKWEDKKTSRGHGNGKSHPSWRKRNTDESALVVPDPSERLDSCQESHQVQRPSDKHQQLEHDKQADHTAGNSLAPTQIVELPVSAPKEHTAANRQRRQHVKAPKNEASNHSNENRDRQGRKDVNHMSTRGIDSNSSEHRNMSKSEVKSSAAVTHARAHWKPKSSQSQNNSQGNNNVEGQVDSTTLQDSNNQNLAGNSSRNGEKDEQNQGKGNAVHVDDNQKSESQENAEQQQLNHAARRQGHHNGRYQRGRGYDAGQPSHNVNAERRRGGTHLEYQPVGSHSKPADFQQNPSVDEQNTGHPAPGPVYRERGHSKSHRPGGHFVKRNPPSAPAPNSYQDE